A region of Faecalibacterium taiwanense DNA encodes the following proteins:
- a CDS encoding DUF5131 family protein, producing MKALFSPDKILFDLPFKHKGIMCAPFIGPVSIRQYLTAGQIEQVICGGENYDGARPCNFDWVKSLRQECVDANVTFCFIETGTVFIKDGRRYHLPNKQLQSRMACKSGMNFQGRPIHFDLVDDWGYPIPQEDLYVPHFRANCETCGSKLICNGCSDCGKCL from the coding sequence ATGAAAGCCCTTTTCAGCCCTGACAAAATTCTGTTTGACCTGCCCTTCAAGCACAAGGGCATCATGTGCGCGCCCTTCATCGGACCAGTAAGCATCCGGCAGTACCTTACCGCCGGGCAGATCGAGCAGGTCATCTGCGGCGGCGAAAACTATGATGGTGCCCGCCCCTGCAATTTTGATTGGGTCAAGTCTCTCCGGCAGGAATGCGTGGATGCCAACGTGACCTTCTGCTTTATCGAGACCGGCACCGTGTTCATCAAGGACGGCAGGCGCTACCACCTGCCAAACAAGCAGCTGCAAAGCCGAATGGCCTGTAAATCCGGCATGAATTTTCAGGGCAGGCCCATTCATTTTGACCTCGTGGACGACTGGGGTTACCCCATCCCGCAGGAAGATCTCTATGTGCCTCATTTCCGCGCAAACTGCGAGACCTGCGGCAGCAAGTTGATCTGCAACGGCTGCAGCGATTGCGGAAAATGCTTATAA